One stretch of Paenibacillus sp. AN1007 DNA includes these proteins:
- a CDS encoding S1 domain-containing RNA-binding protein codes for MAIEVGTKLEGKVTGITHFGAFVDLSGGVTGLVHISEIADNYVKDVNDHLKLNDQVTVKVINVDKDGKIGLSIKQAVDKPVEQQTQSRPPRAPRPERSGGDRERFSGGGPSGGQGRGGGGGFNRDRGGRSFKPAAGKPSFEDKMSRFLKDSEERISSLKKNTEGKRGGRGAKRV; via the coding sequence ATGGCAATTGAAGTGGGCACCAAGTTAGAGGGCAAGGTGACAGGAATCACGCATTTTGGAGCATTTGTGGATCTGTCAGGAGGTGTCACGGGTCTCGTTCACATCTCGGAAATCGCCGACAATTACGTCAAAGATGTCAACGACCACCTGAAGCTGAATGACCAAGTTACAGTTAAGGTTATCAACGTTGACAAGGACGGCAAGATCGGACTTTCCATCAAACAGGCTGTTGACAAACCGGTAGAGCAGCAGACACAATCCAGACCCCCGAGAGCTCCTAGACCGGAACGCAGTGGAGGAGATCGCGAACGATTCAGCGGCGGAGGCCCAAGTGGTGGCCAAGGTCGTGGTGGCGGCGGTGGATTTAACCGTGACCGCGGAGGCCGTTCTTTCAAGCCCGCAGCAGGCAAACCTTCATTTGAGGATAAAATGTCACGCTTCCTGAAAGACAGCGAAGAACGGATCTCTTCGCTCAAGAAGAATACAGAAGGCAAACGCGGCGGCCGCGGCGCCAAGCGTGTGTAA
- a CDS encoding septum formation initiator family protein, translating into MSRTPVGRTKGPVNQGKSAGARRRLMLWLTFVSVFAIWAGYTFLVQNAQISDKSSYLAAQQTSKQDTQKQLEQLKYEVSRLKDPEYIGQLARKKGYYLPEETPIQVEGSGN; encoded by the coding sequence ATGAGTAGAACACCTGTGGGCAGAACGAAGGGTCCGGTTAATCAGGGTAAATCTGCCGGTGCACGAAGGCGCCTGATGCTTTGGCTGACATTTGTTTCCGTTTTTGCGATCTGGGCAGGGTATACGTTTCTTGTACAGAATGCGCAAATTTCGGACAAGAGTTCTTATCTGGCCGCACAGCAGACTTCAAAGCAGGATACGCAGAAACAGCTGGAGCAGCTGAAGTATGAGGTCAGCCGGTTGAAGGATCCTGAATACATAGGACAGCTGGCACGAAAAAAGGGATATTATCTGCCTGAGGAAACACCTATTCAGGTTGAAGGCTCAGGGAACTAG
- the yabQ gene encoding spore cortex biosynthesis protein YabQ — protein MILDAQWITLTWMLLSGVVMGAAYDSYRVLSGQLQFPRWSIHTLDLLYWVASALFVFRMLYAGNQGQLRFYVFLGLIIGVCFYFWLLSVTTQRFVVMLIKLARTLIQWCGHILNILIVVPAKGIYRLVRVLFGFILAILIFLGKLVLQCLIPFGKLLRWMFRPLLRYWVTPGWMIQAGTRIAAIWKRWFQGGPGNE, from the coding sequence ATGATTCTGGATGCGCAGTGGATCACACTGACCTGGATGCTTCTATCGGGAGTTGTGATGGGTGCAGCCTACGACAGTTACCGGGTACTGTCCGGACAGCTGCAGTTTCCGAGGTGGAGCATCCACACACTTGACCTGCTGTACTGGGTCGCCTCCGCGCTGTTCGTTTTTCGGATGCTGTATGCCGGAAATCAAGGACAGCTGCGGTTTTATGTCTTTTTGGGGCTGATTATCGGGGTTTGCTTCTATTTTTGGCTTTTAAGTGTTACAACCCAGCGTTTTGTGGTAATGTTAATTAAACTCGCAAGAACACTGATTCAGTGGTGTGGACATATCCTTAACATCCTGATTGTGGTGCCGGCGAAGGGAATATACAGATTGGTACGCGTATTATTCGGTTTCATCCTTGCGATACTAATATTCCTTGGCAAGTTGGTGCTGCAATGTTTAATTCCTTTCGGCAAATTGCTCCGCTGGATGTTTAGGCCGCTCCTGAGATATTGGGTAACGCCTGGGTGGATGATCCAAGCGGGTACAAGAATTGCAGCGATATGGAAACGCTGGTTTCAAGGAGGTCCGGGGAATGAGTAG
- the yabP gene encoding sporulation protein YabP, with protein MVEHGKTKQHHLNMQNRKLLDLTGVSNVESFDSEEFLLQTELGHLTIRGHNLHIKNLSLEEGLLSIEGTVSSLQYLDPGSQSKNSKGLFGKMFR; from the coding sequence ATGGTTGAGCACGGAAAGACCAAACAGCACCATCTGAATATGCAAAATCGGAAACTGCTGGACCTGACGGGAGTCTCCAATGTGGAGAGCTTTGACAGTGAGGAGTTTCTGCTTCAAACCGAACTTGGGCATCTGACGATCCGAGGGCATAATTTACATATCAAAAACCTGAGCCTGGAGGAAGGTCTTTTATCCATTGAGGGTACGGTTAGTTCACTTCAATATTTGGACCCCGGTTCCCAGTCCAAAAATAGCAAAGGCCTGTTTGGCAAGATGTTCCGATGA
- a CDS encoding RNA-binding S4 domain-containing protein, with amino-acid sequence MRLDKFLKVSRLIKRRTVAKDVSEQGRVLVNGREAKPSAAVKVGDELTVQFGQKLVTVKVERLAESTKKDEASSLYTLVKEEPIAKDNGMDW; translated from the coding sequence ATGCGTCTTGATAAATTCCTGAAGGTATCTCGGCTGATCAAACGCCGTACGGTAGCCAAAGACGTTTCCGAACAGGGACGTGTTCTGGTGAACGGACGGGAAGCCAAGCCCAGCGCTGCTGTTAAGGTTGGCGATGAGCTCACGGTTCAGTTCGGTCAGAAGCTCGTCACTGTTAAGGTAGAGCGTCTTGCCGAGAGCACCAAGAAGGATGAGGCGAGCAGCCTCTATACCTTGGTTAAGGAAGAGCCGATCGCCAAGGATAACGGGATGGACTGGTAA
- a CDS encoding HU family DNA-binding protein → MNKTDLINNISNKSGLTKKDVESVLNGFLGEITDALASGDKVQLIGFGTFETRKRSGRTGRNPQTGNEIVIPESTVPAFKAGNKLKEAVK, encoded by the coding sequence ATGAACAAAACAGACCTGATCAACAACATTTCAAACAAAAGCGGTTTGACAAAGAAAGATGTCGAGTCCGTATTGAATGGCTTTTTAGGAGAAATTACAGATGCACTTGCGAGCGGAGACAAAGTACAATTGATCGGCTTTGGCACTTTTGAGACCCGCAAACGTTCCGGTCGTACCGGACGCAACCCGCAAACAGGGAATGAGATCGTGATTCCTGAGTCCACTGTTCCTGCATTCAAAGCAGGTAACAAACTTAAAGAAGCTGTAAAATAA
- the mazG gene encoding nucleoside triphosphate pyrophosphohydrolase, with product MSAALTIVGLGSGDADQLTLGIIKKMKHAAVLYVRTLDHPVLTDLKQEGLEMTSFDAIYEAKASFPEVYDEIANQLIEAARKGEAGTEIVYAVPGHPMVAEASVRLLKERCPQQGISLRIMGGESFLDEAFIRLGFDPIEGFQLLDASSLNPELVQPQLHTLIGQVYDGFTASDVKLCLMEVYPDDYPVFVGHALGVQGQEVIHKVPLHELDRTPGYGNLSLIYVPKNTDDALRRRSFARLHEIVNILRSPGGCPWDQEQTHQSIRKNLIEETYEVIETIDEDDPDHMKEELGDLLLQIMLHSQMEEEIGTFNVYDVIEGLNDKLIFRHPHVFGENQAEDANEALQNWEQMKAEEKRRKGEDVQKKSVLDGVPRDLPALMKGYKLQKKAAKVGFDWDDVEGVFAKIEEELAELKEAVQQGHDAEARKLELGDVLFAAANVARFIDTDPEEALAATNRKFVARFQYIEDRLREQGRTPAESSVEEMEQFWQQAKKAGL from the coding sequence ATGAGTGCAGCTTTGACAATAGTAGGTCTGGGGTCCGGTGATGCAGACCAACTGACATTAGGTATTATTAAAAAAATGAAACATGCGGCTGTATTGTATGTGCGCACATTGGATCATCCCGTATTAACTGATCTGAAGCAGGAGGGACTGGAGATGACGTCTTTTGACGCCATCTATGAGGCAAAAGCCTCCTTTCCCGAGGTTTACGATGAGATTGCCAACCAATTGATTGAGGCTGCTCGTAAAGGGGAGGCAGGTACCGAGATAGTCTACGCTGTCCCGGGCCATCCAATGGTGGCGGAAGCGAGTGTACGTCTGCTGAAGGAACGCTGTCCGCAGCAGGGCATTTCCCTGCGGATCATGGGTGGAGAGAGCTTCTTGGATGAGGCCTTTATCCGACTTGGCTTTGATCCCATTGAAGGTTTTCAACTGCTGGATGCCAGCAGTCTGAATCCTGAATTGGTACAGCCGCAGCTGCATACGCTGATTGGACAAGTTTACGATGGTTTCACGGCTTCGGATGTGAAGCTGTGTTTGATGGAGGTTTATCCGGATGATTATCCGGTGTTTGTTGGCCATGCACTCGGTGTGCAGGGGCAGGAAGTCATTCATAAGGTGCCGCTGCATGAACTGGACCGCACCCCTGGTTATGGTAACCTTTCGTTGATTTATGTACCCAAAAATACAGATGATGCGCTTCGCCGCCGCTCTTTCGCGCGTCTGCACGAGATTGTGAATATTCTCCGAAGCCCAGGCGGCTGTCCGTGGGATCAGGAGCAGACACATCAATCCATTCGTAAAAACCTGATCGAAGAAACATACGAAGTGATTGAAACCATCGATGAGGATGACCCAGATCATATGAAAGAAGAGCTGGGCGATCTGCTGCTGCAGATTATGCTGCACTCTCAGATGGAGGAAGAGATCGGCACATTCAACGTTTATGATGTCATTGAGGGACTGAACGACAAGCTGATCTTCCGTCATCCGCACGTATTTGGCGAGAATCAGGCTGAAGATGCGAATGAAGCCCTGCAGAACTGGGAACAGATGAAGGCAGAGGAGAAAAGGCGCAAAGGTGAGGACGTGCAGAAAAAATCTGTACTGGATGGTGTGCCGCGCGACTTGCCTGCACTTATGAAAGGTTATAAACTTCAGAAGAAAGCAGCCAAAGTTGGCTTTGACTGGGATGACGTAGAGGGCGTCTTTGCTAAGATTGAGGAAGAACTGGCCGAACTGAAAGAAGCAGTGCAGCAGGGCCATGATGCGGAAGCACGTAAGCTGGAGCTCGGTGATGTCTTGTTTGCTGCGGCCAATGTGGCCCGCTTTATTGATACAGACCCGGAAGAGGCTCTTGCCGCGACAAACCGCAAGTTTGTGGCAAGGTTCCAGTACATTGAGGATCGGCTGCGTGAACAGGGCAGAACACCTGCGGAAAGTTCGGTTGAAGAGATGGAGCAGTTCTGGCAGCAGGCAAAGAAGGCAGGGCTTTAA